The following proteins come from a genomic window of Ailuropoda melanoleuca isolate Jingjing chromosome 2, ASM200744v2, whole genome shotgun sequence:
- the CCDC24 gene encoding coiled-coil domain-containing protein 24 isoform X3, which translates to MLRDSPSLWGLVEEYVPLPERPEVKRILGETTVDLSLELRAEVVMLQSLLQEARSSQASGSRPTSDPSSLLAPPPLLRDLVRQELRQLLLGLRQKAICEGRDQTQAWVQYSPRVLHFALEEPKCGLPEQETLQMRAGEPSSQRDLSIIKDQLNVSSIDQVAGHLRSLLEEECHALERMGPVLQRCLEEEYTGAPQASEATLEPTLAELKEQKAAMRRELQAPLRPPCVSSSHGSPRAAGRLGRGGEGSGHCSLTAALFRQQPGGSSSRGLSPRPCPHGAAGAQAGPRQGCLPTPPLEHCPRPRPRGLTTTCRWGRKLQCSPGKRPASTLMSGAAPQAPP; encoded by the exons ATGCTCCGGGACTCCCCGTCTCTGTGGGGGCTGGTAGAGGAGTACGTTCCGCTCCCAGAGCGGCCCGAAGTGAAGAGGATTCTGGGGGAGACGACGGTGGACCTGAGCCTGGAGCTGCGGGCAGAG GTGGTGATGCTACAGTCACTGCTCCAAGAGGCTCGATCCTCCCAAGCCTCTGGCTCCCGCCCCACTTCtgacccctcctcccttctggcacCACCGCCCCTCCTAAGAGATCTCGTGCGCCAGGAACTGAGGCAGCTGCTCCTAGGTCTCCGCCAGAAGGCCATCTGCGAGGGCAG GGACCAGACCCAGGCTTGGGTACAGTATAGCCCCAGGGTCCTGCACTTTGCCTTGGAGGAGCCTAAGTGTGGTTTGCCAGAACAGGAGACATTGCAGATGAGAGCTGGTGAACCCAG cagtcagagggaccTCAGCATCATCAAGGACCAACTGAATGTGTCCAGCATCGACCAGGTTGCTGGACACCTGCG GAGCCTCCTGGAGGAGGAGTGTCATGCCTTGGAGAGGATGGGCCCCGTCCTGCAG CGCTGCCTGGAAGAGGAGTATACAGGGGCGCCCCAGGCCTCTGAGGCAACCCTAGAGCCCACCCTGGCAG AGCTGaaggagcagaaggcagccatGCGCCGGGAGCTGCaggcccctctgaggcccccCTGTGTCTCCTCCAGCCACGGGTCACCCAGAGCGGCGGGACGGCTGGGCAGGGGGGGCGAAGGCTCAGGCCACTGCTCGCTCACAGCTGCTCTGTTCAGGCAGCAGCCCGGGGGGTCCTCCAGCCGAGGTCTCAGCCCCCGGCCTTGCCCCCACGGGGCTGCTGGAGCTCAGGCGGGGCCTCGCCAGGGCTGCCTGCCCACTCCCCCTCTGGAGCACTGCCCCCGGCCCCGACCTCGAGGCCTGACTACCACCTGCCGCTGGGGACGGAAGCTTCAGTGCAGCCCCGGGAAGAGGCCGGCCTCCACTCTGATGTCTGGCGCAgcaccccaggccccaccctga
- the CCDC24 gene encoding coiled-coil domain-containing protein 24 isoform X2, translating into MLRDSPSLWGLVEEYVPLPERPEVKRILGETTVDLSLELRAEVGSGQMGHTPGLSQDSGDFPTSSGSLVLPDRSRDLAGFHSPRSPLDSALPLSPSAPFTPVTSLPSRKVSQLSLQVVMLQSLLQEARSSQASGSRPTSDPSSLLAPPPLLRDLVRQELRQLLLGLRQKAICEGRDQTQAWVQYSPRVLHFALEEPKCGLPEQETLQMRAGEPSSQRDLSIIKDQLNVSSIDQVAGHLRSLLEEECHALERMGPVLQGCWALRLRGASPPELKEQKAAMRRELQAPLRPPCVSSSHGSPRAAGRLGRGGEGSGHCSLTAALFRQQPGGSSSRGLSPRPCPHGAAGAQAGPRQGCLPTPPLEHCPRPRPRGLTTTCRWGRKLQCSPGKRPASTLMSGAAPQAPP; encoded by the exons ATGCTCCGGGACTCCCCGTCTCTGTGGGGGCTGGTAGAGGAGTACGTTCCGCTCCCAGAGCGGCCCGAAGTGAAGAGGATTCTGGGGGAGACGACGGTGGACCTGAGCCTGGAGCTGCGGGCAGAGGTGGGGAGCGGGCAGATGGGCCACACTCCAGGCCTGTCCCAGGACTCGGGTGATTTCCCCACCTCCTCCGGGTCCCTGGTCCTGCCCGACAGGTCTCGAGATCTTGCCGGATTTCACTCTCCGCGCAGCCCTCTTGACTCCGCTCTGCCCCTCAGTCCCTCAGCCCCCTTCACTCCCGTCACTTCTCTCCCCAGTCGCAAGGTGTCCCAGCTCTCCTTGCAGGTGGTGATGCTACAGTCACTGCTCCAAGAGGCTCGATCCTCCCAAGCCTCTGGCTCCCGCCCCACTTCtgacccctcctcccttctggcacCACCGCCCCTCCTAAGAGATCTCGTGCGCCAGGAACTGAGGCAGCTGCTCCTAGGTCTCCGCCAGAAGGCCATCTGCGAGGGCAG GGACCAGACCCAGGCTTGGGTACAGTATAGCCCCAGGGTCCTGCACTTTGCCTTGGAGGAGCCTAAGTGTGGTTTGCCAGAACAGGAGACATTGCAGATGAGAGCTGGTGAACCCAG cagtcagagggaccTCAGCATCATCAAGGACCAACTGAATGTGTCCAGCATCGACCAGGTTGCTGGACACCTGCG GAGCCTCCTGGAGGAGGAGTGTCATGCCTTGGAGAGGATGGGCCCCGTCCTGCAG ggctgctgggcgCTGCGTCTCAGAGGTGCCTCTCCTCCAGAGCTGaaggagcagaaggcagccatGCGCCGGGAGCTGCaggcccctctgaggcccccCTGTGTCTCCTCCAGCCACGGGTCACCCAGAGCGGCGGGACGGCTGGGCAGGGGGGGCGAAGGCTCAGGCCACTGCTCGCTCACAGCTGCTCTGTTCAGGCAGCAGCCCGGGGGGTCCTCCAGCCGAGGTCTCAGCCCCCGGCCTTGCCCCCACGGGGCTGCTGGAGCTCAGGCGGGGCCTCGCCAGGGCTGCCTGCCCACTCCCCCTCTGGAGCACTGCCCCCGGCCCCGACCTCGAGGCCTGACTACCACCTGCCGCTGGGGACGGAAGCTTCAGTGCAGCCCCGGGAAGAGGCCGGCCTCCACTCTGATGTCTGGCGCAgcaccccaggccccaccctga
- the CCDC24 gene encoding coiled-coil domain-containing protein 24 isoform X1 — MLRDSPSLWGLVEEYVPLPERPEVKRILGETTVDLSLELRAEVGSGQMGHTPGLSQDSGDFPTSSGSLVLPDRSRDLAGFHSPRSPLDSALPLSPSAPFTPVTSLPSRKVSQLSLQVVMLQSLLQEARSSQASGSRPTSDPSSLLAPPPLLRDLVRQELRQLLLGLRQKAICEGRDQTQAWVQYSPRVLHFALEEPKCGLPEQETLQMRAGEPSSQRDLSIIKDQLNVSSIDQVAGHLRSLLEEECHALERMGPVLQRCLEEEYTGAPQASEATLEPTLAELKEQKAAMRRELQAPLRPPCVSSSHGSPRAAGRLGRGGEGSGHCSLTAALFRQQPGGSSSRGLSPRPCPHGAAGAQAGPRQGCLPTPPLEHCPRPRPRGLTTTCRWGRKLQCSPGKRPASTLMSGAAPQAPP, encoded by the exons ATGCTCCGGGACTCCCCGTCTCTGTGGGGGCTGGTAGAGGAGTACGTTCCGCTCCCAGAGCGGCCCGAAGTGAAGAGGATTCTGGGGGAGACGACGGTGGACCTGAGCCTGGAGCTGCGGGCAGAGGTGGGGAGCGGGCAGATGGGCCACACTCCAGGCCTGTCCCAGGACTCGGGTGATTTCCCCACCTCCTCCGGGTCCCTGGTCCTGCCCGACAGGTCTCGAGATCTTGCCGGATTTCACTCTCCGCGCAGCCCTCTTGACTCCGCTCTGCCCCTCAGTCCCTCAGCCCCCTTCACTCCCGTCACTTCTCTCCCCAGTCGCAAGGTGTCCCAGCTCTCCTTGCAGGTGGTGATGCTACAGTCACTGCTCCAAGAGGCTCGATCCTCCCAAGCCTCTGGCTCCCGCCCCACTTCtgacccctcctcccttctggcacCACCGCCCCTCCTAAGAGATCTCGTGCGCCAGGAACTGAGGCAGCTGCTCCTAGGTCTCCGCCAGAAGGCCATCTGCGAGGGCAG GGACCAGACCCAGGCTTGGGTACAGTATAGCCCCAGGGTCCTGCACTTTGCCTTGGAGGAGCCTAAGTGTGGTTTGCCAGAACAGGAGACATTGCAGATGAGAGCTGGTGAACCCAG cagtcagagggaccTCAGCATCATCAAGGACCAACTGAATGTGTCCAGCATCGACCAGGTTGCTGGACACCTGCG GAGCCTCCTGGAGGAGGAGTGTCATGCCTTGGAGAGGATGGGCCCCGTCCTGCAG CGCTGCCTGGAAGAGGAGTATACAGGGGCGCCCCAGGCCTCTGAGGCAACCCTAGAGCCCACCCTGGCAG AGCTGaaggagcagaaggcagccatGCGCCGGGAGCTGCaggcccctctgaggcccccCTGTGTCTCCTCCAGCCACGGGTCACCCAGAGCGGCGGGACGGCTGGGCAGGGGGGGCGAAGGCTCAGGCCACTGCTCGCTCACAGCTGCTCTGTTCAGGCAGCAGCCCGGGGGGTCCTCCAGCCGAGGTCTCAGCCCCCGGCCTTGCCCCCACGGGGCTGCTGGAGCTCAGGCGGGGCCTCGCCAGGGCTGCCTGCCCACTCCCCCTCTGGAGCACTGCCCCCGGCCCCGACCTCGAGGCCTGACTACCACCTGCCGCTGGGGACGGAAGCTTCAGTGCAGCCCCGGGAAGAGGCCGGCCTCCACTCTGATGTCTGGCGCAgcaccccaggccccaccctga
- the CCDC24 gene encoding coiled-coil domain-containing protein 24 isoform X4 has translation MLQSLLQEARSSQASGSRPTSDPSSLLAPPPLLRDLVRQELRQLLLGLRQKAICEGRDQTQAWVQYSPRVLHFALEEPKCGLPEQETLQMRAGEPSSQRDLSIIKDQLNVSSIDQVAGHLRSLLEEECHALERMGPVLQRCLEEEYTGAPQASEATLEPTLAELKEQKAAMRRELQAPLRPPCVSSSHGSPRAAGRLGRGGEGSGHCSLTAALFRQQPGGSSSRGLSPRPCPHGAAGAQAGPRQGCLPTPPLEHCPRPRPRGLTTTCRWGRKLQCSPGKRPASTLMSGAAPQAPP, from the exons ATGCTACAGTCACTGCTCCAAGAGGCTCGATCCTCCCAAGCCTCTGGCTCCCGCCCCACTTCtgacccctcctcccttctggcacCACCGCCCCTCCTAAGAGATCTCGTGCGCCAGGAACTGAGGCAGCTGCTCCTAGGTCTCCGCCAGAAGGCCATCTGCGAGGGCAG GGACCAGACCCAGGCTTGGGTACAGTATAGCCCCAGGGTCCTGCACTTTGCCTTGGAGGAGCCTAAGTGTGGTTTGCCAGAACAGGAGACATTGCAGATGAGAGCTGGTGAACCCAG cagtcagagggaccTCAGCATCATCAAGGACCAACTGAATGTGTCCAGCATCGACCAGGTTGCTGGACACCTGCG GAGCCTCCTGGAGGAGGAGTGTCATGCCTTGGAGAGGATGGGCCCCGTCCTGCAG CGCTGCCTGGAAGAGGAGTATACAGGGGCGCCCCAGGCCTCTGAGGCAACCCTAGAGCCCACCCTGGCAG AGCTGaaggagcagaaggcagccatGCGCCGGGAGCTGCaggcccctctgaggcccccCTGTGTCTCCTCCAGCCACGGGTCACCCAGAGCGGCGGGACGGCTGGGCAGGGGGGGCGAAGGCTCAGGCCACTGCTCGCTCACAGCTGCTCTGTTCAGGCAGCAGCCCGGGGGGTCCTCCAGCCGAGGTCTCAGCCCCCGGCCTTGCCCCCACGGGGCTGCTGGAGCTCAGGCGGGGCCTCGCCAGGGCTGCCTGCCCACTCCCCCTCTGGAGCACTGCCCCCGGCCCCGACCTCGAGGCCTGACTACCACCTGCCGCTGGGGACGGAAGCTTCAGTGCAGCCCCGGGAAGAGGCCGGCCTCCACTCTGATGTCTGGCGCAgcaccccaggccccaccctga